One part of the Thermoanaerobacterium sp. CMT5567-10 genome encodes these proteins:
- a CDS encoding PHP domain-containing protein, producing MKLFADYHTHTVFSHGRGTIEDNVKVAIKMGLREIAITDHGPGHIFFGIRRHEYKKIRDEIDRMNDKYPNIRVLMGVEANLISLDGDIDVDDELMKYLDILLMGYHTGVIPKDLYNCLHMFGKNAVSKYFGSMKSIVRDQNTDAIIKAINKYKINIITHPGAKVDLDTKRLALAAKSRGTALEINSSHGYMTVEYVRIAKSVGAKFVIDSDAHTSSRVGDFSKGIEIAREAGLTAKDIINAEE from the coding sequence ATGAAGCTATTTGCTGACTATCACACACATACGGTATTTAGCCACGGAAGGGGTACAATCGAAGACAACGTAAAAGTTGCGATAAAAATGGGACTTAGAGAAATTGCTATTACTGATCATGGACCGGGACACATTTTTTTCGGTATTAGAAGGCACGAATACAAGAAAATTAGAGATGAAATTGACAGGATGAATGATAAATACCCCAATATTAGAGTTTTAATGGGTGTCGAAGCAAATCTTATTAGCTTGGATGGAGATATCGATGTGGATGATGAATTAATGAAATATTTGGATATATTGCTGATGGGCTATCATACGGGTGTTATACCTAAGGACCTATATAATTGCCTTCATATGTTTGGGAAAAATGCAGTCAGCAAATATTTTGGTTCTATGAAATCTATAGTAAGAGATCAGAATACAGATGCAATTATTAAGGCAATTAATAAATACAAGATAAATATTATTACACATCCTGGAGCAAAAGTCGACTTAGATACTAAGAGACTTGCATTAGCGGCAAAATCAAGAGGAACTGCGCTTGAAATAAACTCAAGCCATGGATACATGACTGTAGAATATGTAAGAATCGCAAAATCAGTTGGAGCAAAATTCGTCATCGACAGTGATGCCCATACATCATCACGTGTTGGAGATTTTAGCAAAGGGATTGAGATAGCAAGAGAGGCAGGTCTTACAGCAAAAGATATAATAAATGCAGAGGAGTGA
- the rapZ gene encoding RNase adapter RapZ, with protein sequence MRFVIITGLSGAGKSQALKSMEDIGFFCIDNFPPALIPKLADLFYGSKDIDKVALGMDLRGGQLFKDIFSAIDYLKKNNYDYEIIFLEASDEALIKRFKETRRRHPLSDGGSIISGIKDERQKLTEIRRMANSIIDTTNLTAAQLKQELYNIFIEGRKFKGIIVNVMSFGFKYGIPLDADLVFDVRFLPNPYYIDELRPLTGNDKKVREYVMKWEEAKQFLNKLEDMIEFLLPFYIREGKSQLVIAVGCTGGKHRSVTIANALYELLKKRDYTAILNHRDVGEE encoded by the coding sequence ATGAGGTTTGTCATAATAACAGGATTATCAGGTGCTGGAAAGAGTCAAGCATTGAAATCGATGGAGGATATTGGTTTTTTTTGCATTGATAATTTTCCGCCAGCTTTAATACCGAAGTTAGCTGATTTATTCTACGGTTCAAAAGATATCGACAAAGTTGCTCTTGGCATGGATTTACGTGGCGGACAACTATTTAAAGATATTTTTTCTGCAATAGACTATTTAAAGAAAAATAATTATGATTATGAAATAATATTTTTAGAAGCTTCTGATGAAGCTTTAATAAAGAGGTTTAAGGAGACGAGGAGAAGGCATCCTTTGTCAGATGGCGGCTCAATTATAAGTGGTATCAAAGATGAAAGGCAAAAGCTGACTGAAATAAGAAGAATGGCAAATAGCATTATCGACACAACAAATTTAACAGCGGCGCAGCTTAAACAAGAATTGTACAATATATTCATTGAAGGAAGAAAATTTAAAGGGATAATTGTCAATGTTATGTCGTTTGGATTTAAATACGGCATACCGCTTGATGCAGATCTTGTCTTTGATGTGAGGTTTTTGCCAAATCCATACTATATAGATGAGTTGAGGCCACTTACAGGAAATGATAAAAAAGTAAGAGAGTATGTCATGAAATGGGAAGAAGCTAAACAGTTTCTCAACAAATTGGAAGACATGATTGAATTTCTCTTGCCGTTTTATATAAGGGAAGGTAAATCACAGCTTGTAATAGCTGTTGGATGCACAGGTGGAAAGCATAGATCTGTAACTATTGCGAATGCATTGTATGAATTATTGAAAAAAAGGGACTATACTGCTATTCTAAATCATAGAGATGTGGGTGAAGAATAA
- the murB gene encoding UDP-N-acetylmuramate dehydrogenase: MKNIVEILKKAISEENIYINEPMSRHTSFRIGGPAEVFVIPQNREELINVLDIIRNENIPYFILGNGTNIIVSDRGIRGVVIKLTAIRKISVEGEYIVSETGALLSAIANTALDNELTGFEFASGIPGTLGGAVTMNAGAYGTEIKDVIEKVEVIDENGNIYEIKNGNMKFAYRSSAIQLDNLIALKAWIHLKKGNYKDIRAKMDELNGLRKKKQPLEYPSAGSVFKRPEGYYAGKLIQDAGLQGYTIGGAQVSEKHCGFIINKGDATAEDVINLIRFIQKTVKDRFGVDLHTEVKIIGEK; encoded by the coding sequence TTGAAAAACATTGTTGAAATATTAAAAAAGGCTATTTCAGAAGAGAATATTTATATAAATGAACCAATGTCAAGACACACCTCATTTAGGATTGGCGGGCCTGCAGAGGTATTCGTGATACCTCAAAATAGGGAAGAACTGATAAATGTGCTTGATATCATAAGAAATGAAAATATACCTTATTTTATACTTGGTAATGGAACAAATATCATAGTTTCAGATAGAGGAATAAGGGGTGTCGTGATTAAACTGACTGCTATTAGAAAAATATCTGTTGAAGGTGAGTACATTGTCTCAGAGACTGGCGCATTGCTTTCAGCCATTGCAAATACAGCTCTTGACAATGAACTTACAGGCTTTGAATTTGCAAGTGGGATACCTGGGACATTAGGTGGAGCCGTGACGATGAATGCAGGTGCATATGGTACCGAAATAAAGGATGTCATCGAAAAAGTTGAAGTTATTGATGAAAATGGGAATATATACGAAATAAAAAATGGAAATATGAAATTTGCTTACAGAAGCAGTGCAATACAGTTAGACAACTTGATAGCTTTAAAAGCATGGATACATTTAAAAAAAGGAAATTATAAAGACATAAGGGCTAAAATGGATGAACTGAACGGTTTGAGAAAAAAGAAGCAGCCGCTGGAGTATCCAAGTGCTGGAAGCGTGTTTAAAAGACCTGAAGGGTATTATGCTGGAAAATTGATTCAAGATGCCGGTCTTCAAGGATACACAATCGGCGGTGCACAAGTATCTGAAAAGCACTGCGGATTTATTATAAATAAAGGTGATGCTACTGCAGAAGATGTTATAAACCTCATAAGGTTTATACAAAAAACTGTGAAAGACAGGTTTGGCGTTGATTTGCACACTGAAGTAAAAATAATAGGGGAAAAGTAA
- a CDS encoding alpha amylase N-terminal ig-like domain-containing protein — MFKIVFSKKNLSFILSFFLVFTAIFSSMPIQRVNAADNTSIVANIVGDFQNQLGDSDWNISSNITIMQYDGNGLYEFTTPVQLKAGSYQYKVALNHSWDDGGVPSQGNLTLNLTSDSYVTFWFDYNTQSVTDSTKYTPISNDKLPRLVGTIQSAIGAGNDWDPGTSTAIMTDYNFDNVYEYTAHVPKGNYEYKVTLGSTWDENYGANGVLGGSNIQLNVTYDTDITFYYDASTHNIWTNYNPTLTGLDNNIYYDDLKHDTHDLFFRNPFGSIKVGQTVTLRIQAKNHDLESARISYWDDVNKTRTESPMTRIGESSDGNYEYWEIKLSFDHPTRIWYYFILKDGTKTAYYGDNDYQLGGVGKATDTVNKDFELTVYDKNFDTPDWMKGAVMYQIFPDRFYNGDTSNDHVKTLSRGNDPIEFHDNWNELPDNPNNAGSPGYTGDGIWSNDFFGGDLKGIDDKLDYLKSLGITVIYLNPIFESPSNHKYDTSDYTKIDEMFGTTQDFEKLMEDAHSKGIKVILDGVFNHTSDDSIYFDRYSKYPELGTYEAWKQGDQTKSPYGDWYTINSDGTYEDWWGYDSLPVIKSLNGSEYNVTSWANFIINDKNAISKYWLNPDGNANGGADGWRLDVETEVAHDFWTHFRDAINTVKPEAPMIAENWGDASSDLLGDSFNSVMNYQFRNDIIDFLIGKPFDDGNGQHNPIDAVTLDQRLMSIYERYPLPAFYSTMNLLGSHDTMRILTVFGYNSADPTENSDDAKNLAEQKLKLATILQMGYPGMADIYYGDEAGVSGGKDPDDRRTFPWGNEDTSLQEFFKNITSIRNDNQVLKTGDLETLYAQGDVYAIGRRIINGKDAFGSHYADSAAIVAINRSSEDKQITIDTTKFLRDGVIFKDLLNGNKSYSISDGQIIIDIPAMSGVMLISDPGQDLTAPQVPSNITVKSGNGSVELSWSPSDGATGYNIYRSSVEGGLYEKIASNVSGTTYKDDSVTNGLKYVYSISAIDELGNESDKSIDAVAYPSYPIGWAGNLTQVKDGHIIGANNQTEDIFGEVWADGLTNNSGQGPHMIAQFGYKYVGGTVYNSVYGSVYNSVYGVDSSDDFIWVNAEYVGDSGNNDKYKANFTPDKIGKWEYAMRFSDDQGQNWTMTDVLSFNVVPSDDLVKPTAPVLNQPGIESSRVSLTWSPSTDNVGIYDYEVYRSDGGTFSKIATVSNSVYNYIDTSVINGATYSYKVVAVDPSYNRTESNVITIKPDVVPIQVTFNVTVPDYTPDAVNLAGTFPNINWDPSSQQMKKVNDNTYSITLTLDEGTQIEYKYARGSWDKVEKDEYGNELSANRKVTIVNQGDNKMVINDTVYRWRDIPVFIYSPSSNMTVDSNTDTIEIKGNTYKGAKVTINGDSFVQDENGAFTKDVHLNYGVNTIKIHVEPNDGIIYGNDESRISELTKDIEIDVKRQGEDNGSTPTNNGSSLSNGNVGYNGSTTFDLGSITTSGSNVTVKIDGGKLRDKISKTQERTITIDLTSLKDAKEKVVAIPSSVLTNANDNNKDIELKFNNLAVLLSKDSIDMSKIGNDVTLSVKDNGKPNVSNYVPLSNTLDISIKSDNGNVALVKPVEVTINILKANDPRKVAVYYYNEETNKWEYVGGKVDEDANTITFSATHFSQYAALEYDKTFDDIKNSWAKDDIEVLASRHIIDGMTESKYVPNKTVTRAEFASMILKLLNMKEEPYSGEFSDVKSGDWYANAIEAAYKARIIEGDGKNMRPNDSITREEMTAIAMRAYEILTSYKEENIGNTAFNDDKDISDWAKNVVANAVKVGIVNGEPNNLFAPKGNATRAEAAAIIYGLLGKSGNI, encoded by the coding sequence TTGTTTAAAATCGTTTTTAGCAAAAAGAATTTAAGCTTTATCCTTTCATTTTTTTTAGTATTCACAGCAATATTTTCTTCGATGCCAATTCAACGTGTAAATGCGGCAGATAATACAAGCATTGTAGCAAATATCGTAGGAGATTTTCAAAACCAGCTTGGTGACTCTGACTGGAATATATCTAGTAACATTACTATAATGCAGTATGATGGGAATGGACTATATGAATTCACCACACCTGTACAGTTAAAAGCTGGTAGTTATCAATATAAAGTTGCATTAAATCATTCATGGGATGATGGCGGTGTTCCATCTCAAGGGAATTTGACATTGAATTTGACAAGTGATTCTTATGTTACATTTTGGTTTGACTACAATACACAATCTGTAACTGATTCTACAAAATATACTCCAATTTCTAATGACAAATTACCTAGACTAGTTGGAACAATTCAATCAGCAATTGGAGCGGGTAATGATTGGGATCCTGGAACATCAACAGCAATTATGACAGATTATAATTTTGATAACGTTTATGAATATACGGCACATGTACCAAAAGGAAACTATGAATATAAAGTGACATTAGGTTCTACATGGGATGAAAACTATGGTGCAAACGGTGTACTGGGTGGTTCTAACATACAGCTAAATGTTACTTACGATACTGATATAACATTCTATTACGATGCATCTACACATAATATATGGACTAATTATAATCCAACACTTACTGGTTTAGATAATAATATATATTATGATGATTTGAAACACGATACACATGATCTTTTCTTTAGGAATCCTTTTGGTTCTATAAAAGTAGGGCAAACTGTCACATTGCGGATTCAAGCAAAAAATCATGATCTTGAGTCAGCAAGAATATCTTATTGGGATGATGTCAATAAAACAAGGACAGAATCACCTATGACAAGGATAGGTGAAAGTTCTGACGGAAACTATGAATATTGGGAAATAAAGCTAAGTTTTGACCATCCGACTCGAATTTGGTATTACTTTATATTAAAAGATGGGACAAAGACGGCATACTACGGTGATAATGATTATCAGCTGGGTGGGGTCGGAAAAGCGACAGATACAGTAAACAAGGACTTTGAATTAACTGTATACGATAAAAATTTTGATACGCCAGATTGGATGAAAGGGGCTGTAATGTATCAGATATTCCCTGACAGGTTCTACAATGGTGATACATCAAATGACCATGTAAAAACATTGAGCCGTGGCAACGACCCAATAGAGTTTCATGATAATTGGAATGAACTGCCTGACAATCCGAATAATGCTGGTAGCCCAGGTTACACAGGTGATGGCATTTGGTCAAATGACTTTTTTGGTGGTGACTTGAAGGGTATTGATGATAAACTTGATTATTTGAAGAGCCTTGGAATTACAGTAATTTACTTAAACCCAATTTTTGAGTCTCCATCAAATCATAAATATGATACATCAGATTATACAAAGATCGATGAAATGTTTGGAACAACACAAGACTTCGAAAAACTCATGGAAGATGCACATTCGAAAGGTATAAAAGTAATCCTCGATGGTGTGTTTAACCATACAAGTGATGACAGCATATATTTTGATAGATACAGTAAGTATCCTGAATTAGGAACTTATGAAGCGTGGAAGCAAGGCGATCAGACAAAATCTCCATATGGGGATTGGTACACAATAAATTCTGATGGAACTTATGAAGACTGGTGGGGATACGATAGCTTACCCGTTATAAAGTCATTGAATGGAAGTGAGTATAATGTTACTAGCTGGGCTAATTTCATAATCAATGATAAAAATGCAATATCAAAGTACTGGCTCAATCCAGATGGAAATGCAAATGGTGGTGCAGATGGCTGGAGATTAGATGTAGAAACTGAAGTTGCACACGATTTTTGGACGCACTTTAGAGATGCTATAAATACAGTAAAACCAGAAGCGCCAATGATTGCAGAAAATTGGGGAGATGCTTCTTCTGACTTACTTGGTGATTCATTTAACTCGGTTATGAATTATCAGTTTAGAAATGATATTATAGATTTTCTAATTGGGAAGCCGTTTGATGATGGAAATGGACAGCACAATCCTATAGATGCTGTGACGCTTGATCAGAGGCTTATGAGCATTTATGAGAGATATCCACTTCCTGCATTTTATTCAACTATGAACCTGTTGGGTTCACATGATACGATGAGAATATTAACTGTATTTGGGTATAATTCGGCTGATCCGACAGAAAACTCTGATGATGCAAAAAATTTAGCAGAGCAAAAGCTTAAATTGGCTACAATATTGCAGATGGGATATCCAGGAATGGCAGATATATATTATGGCGATGAAGCTGGTGTATCTGGCGGCAAAGATCCAGATGATAGGAGGACTTTCCCTTGGGGCAATGAAGATACGTCATTACAGGAATTTTTCAAAAACATTACAAGCATAAGAAATGACAATCAGGTATTAAAAACAGGTGATTTAGAGACACTTTATGCACAAGGTGATGTTTATGCTATTGGAAGAAGAATAATAAATGGCAAAGACGCCTTTGGCAGTCATTATGCTGACAGTGCTGCAATAGTCGCAATAAATAGAAGCAGCGAAGACAAACAGATTACTATTGATACAACAAAATTTTTAAGAGACGGTGTTATTTTTAAAGATTTACTAAATGGCAATAAGTCATATTCAATAAGTGATGGACAGATAATCATTGATATACCAGCTATGAGTGGTGTTATGCTTATTTCTGATCCTGGACAAGATTTAACTGCGCCACAAGTGCCTTCAAATATAACCGTGAAATCTGGCAATGGCAGTGTAGAACTTTCATGGTCCCCATCTGATGGTGCGACAGGATACAATATATATCGCTCATCTGTAGAAGGAGGGCTTTATGAAAAAATAGCATCAAATGTTAGTGGCACGACATATAAAGATGACTCTGTGACAAATGGATTAAAATATGTATACTCTATATCAGCGATTGATGAATTAGGAAATGAAAGCGACAAAAGCATTGATGCTGTTGCGTATCCATCGTATCCGATTGGTTGGGCAGGAAATTTGACACAAGTAAAAGATGGCCATATAATTGGTGCCAATAATCAAACGGAAGACATTTTTGGTGAAGTATGGGCAGACGGTCTTACAAATAATAGTGGGCAAGGCCCTCACATGATAGCACAGTTTGGTTATAAGTATGTTGGTGGTACGGTTTACAATTCCGTATATGGAAGCGTCTATAACAGCGTCTACGGTGTAGATAGCAGCGATGATTTTATTTGGGTTAATGCAGAATATGTAGGGGATTCTGGCAACAATGATAAGTATAAAGCTAATTTCACGCCTGATAAAATAGGTAAATGGGAATATGCCATGAGGTTCTCAGATGACCAAGGCCAGAATTGGACGATGACAGATGTATTGTCATTTAATGTGGTTCCATCAGATGATTTAGTAAAGCCAACAGCACCCGTTTTGAATCAGCCAGGCATAGAATCGTCGAGAGTATCACTTACATGGAGTCCATCGACAGATAATGTTGGGATATACGATTATGAAGTCTATAGATCCGATGGTGGAACATTCAGCAAAATTGCTACTGTATCAAATAGTGTTTATAACTATATTGATACTAGTGTAATAAACGGAGCTACCTATTCATACAAAGTTGTTGCTGTTGATCCATCATATAATAGGACAGAGTCTAATGTGATAACTATAAAACCAGATGTTGTACCAATACAAGTGACATTTAATGTTACAGTACCTGACTATACACCAGATGCAGTTAACTTGGCTGGTACCTTCCCAAATATAAATTGGGATCCAAGTTCACAGCAAATGAAAAAAGTAAATGATAATACCTATAGTATAACTTTGACACTTGATGAAGGGACGCAAATAGAGTATAAATATGCAAGAGGTAGTTGGGATAAAGTTGAAAAGGATGAGTATGGAAATGAGCTCTCTGCAAATAGGAAAGTGACAATTGTAAATCAAGGCGACAATAAGATGGTAATAAATGATACAGTATATAGATGGAGAGACATTCCGGTATTTATATATTCTCCAAGTAGCAATATGACAGTCGATTCTAATACAGATACAATAGAAATCAAAGGCAATACGTATAAAGGTGCTAAAGTTACAATAAATGGTGATAGTTTTGTTCAAGATGAAAATGGGGCATTTACTAAGGATGTTCATTTAAATTACGGTGTAAATACAATTAAAATACATGTTGAACCAAATGACGGCATCATATATGGAAATGATGAATCTAGAATTTCTGAACTTACCAAAGACATTGAGATTGATGTAAAGAGGCAAGGGGAAGATAACGGCAGTACACCAACCAACAATGGAAGTTCGTTATCAAATGGTAATGTTGGGTATAATGGATCTACAACTTTTGATTTAGGTAGTATCACCACTTCAGGCAGCAATGTGACTGTAAAGATAGATGGAGGAAAATTAAGGGATAAAATAAGCAAGACACAGGAAAGAACTATTACAATTGATTTAACAAGCTTGAAGGATGCAAAGGAAAAGGTTGTGGCTATACCATCCTCTGTTTTGACCAATGCAAATGACAACAATAAAGACATAGAATTAAAATTTAACAATTTAGCAGTATTGCTATCGAAAGATTCAATTGATATGTCGAAAATAGGGAACGATGTGACGTTAAGTGTTAAAGATAATGGAAAACCAAATGTATCAAATTACGTACCGCTTTCTAATACATTAGACATAAGCATTAAATCAGACAATGGAAATGTAGCATTAGTAAAACCAGTAGAAGTAACGATAAACATATTAAAAGCTAACGATCCAAGAAAGGTTGCCGTATACTACTACAATGAAGAGACCAACAAGTGGGAGTATGTTGGAGGAAAAGTAGATGAAGATGCTAATACAATAACATTTAGCGCAACCCACTTCTCACAGTATGCTGCATTAGAATACGACAAGACATTTGATGACATAAAGAATAGCTGGGCCAAAGATGACATAGAAGTATTAGCATCAAGGCACATAATTGACGGAATGACCGAGAGTAAATATGTACCAAATAAAACAGTCACAAGAGCCGAATTCGCATCAATGATACTGAAGCTTTTAAACATGAAAGAAGAGCCATACAGTGGAGAATTTAGCGATGTAAAATCAGGAGACTGGTATGCAAATGCAATAGAAGCAGCATATAAAGCAAGAATAATAGAAGGAGACGGAAAAAACATGAGGCCCAATGACAGCATAACACGAGAAGAGATGACAGCCATAGCCATGAGAGCATACGAGATTCTTACATCATATAAAGAAGAGAATATAGGAAATACGGCATTTAACGATGACAAGGATATAAGCGATTGGGCGAAGAATGTAGTAGCAAATGCAGTAAAGGTAGGGATAGTAAATGGCGAACCGAATAATCTATTTGCACCTAAAGGAAATGCTACAAGAGCAGAAGCGGCTGCCATTATATATGGCTTACTAGGTAAAAGCGGAAATATTTAA
- the yvcK gene encoding YvcK family protein, with protein MGNFDYLNGPKVVVIGGGTGLSTMLRGLKQYTHNITAIVTVADDGGGSGVLREDLGILPPGDIRNCILALANTEPTMEKLLQYRFTDGMLKGQSFGNLFLAAMNGISDSFEEAVKKMSEVLAVSGKVLPVTLDDVKLKAKLKNGVVIGGESLIPKMQLKENSPIERVFLEPKDARPVEEAISDILNADGIILGPGSLYTSIIPNLLVNGICDTIEESKAIKIYVCNIMTQPGETIGYDANAHVDALFSHGLKSLDYVIVNNAEIPYEYKDRYSEDMAQPVSYDLEDFKEKGIKVIEKDVLAIKNNYIRHDEQKLAEILMELLI; from the coding sequence ATGGGTAATTTTGACTATTTAAATGGGCCCAAAGTCGTTGTGATAGGAGGGGGAACCGGATTATCCACAATGCTTAGGGGGTTAAAGCAGTATACACATAATATTACAGCCATTGTAACTGTTGCAGATGATGGTGGTGGATCTGGAGTATTAAGGGAAGATTTGGGTATTTTACCTCCTGGTGATATAAGAAACTGTATACTTGCACTTGCAAATACTGAACCTACAATGGAAAAACTATTACAGTATCGATTTACAGATGGAATGCTGAAAGGGCAGAGCTTTGGAAATCTATTTTTGGCTGCAATGAATGGTATATCAGACAGCTTTGAAGAAGCTGTAAAAAAGATGAGTGAAGTTTTAGCGGTTTCGGGAAAAGTTTTGCCTGTCACATTGGATGATGTCAAATTAAAAGCTAAGTTGAAAAATGGGGTAGTAATAGGTGGAGAATCTTTAATACCAAAAATGCAGCTAAAGGAAAACAGCCCAATAGAAAGGGTTTTTTTAGAGCCGAAAGATGCCAGACCTGTTGAAGAAGCTATATCGGACATTCTCAATGCAGATGGCATAATTCTAGGCCCGGGAAGCTTATACACAAGCATAATACCAAACCTTTTGGTGAACGGGATATGTGATACTATAGAAGAATCAAAAGCAATCAAAATATATGTCTGCAATATAATGACGCAGCCTGGTGAAACGATTGGATACGATGCTAATGCACACGTTGATGCACTTTTTTCACATGGCTTGAAATCTCTTGATTACGTTATAGTCAATAACGCAGAAATTCCTTATGAATACAAAGACAGATACAGTGAAGACATGGCACAACCTGTAAGTTATGATTTAGAAGACTTTAAAGAAAAAGGCATAAAAGTGATAGAAAAAGATGTCTTGGCTATAAAGAACAATTACATAAGGCATGATGAGCAAAAGCTTGCAGAGATATTGATGGAGTTACTGATTTAG